ATGGCGATGCTCTCTTCCAGCGGCACGTTTCCGGCCTCCAGGCGCTGGACGATGCTCTCAAGCTCGGCAAGCGCCGCCTCGAAGGAGAGGGTGGACACGGCGGGACCGGCTGCGGCCTTGGTCTTGGCGTCCGTCTTGCTGGTCTCGGCCATGGGCTGTCCTTCCGAATCTCAATGCTTGCGCTCCTTATATCGGAGCACTGCGCCGCCCTTAAGGCGCCATCGGCTGTCACAGGGTGGTCGCGGACGCCGAGCTTTGCTAGAAGCCCGCACGAAACCTCAAGCGGGCGACCGTCCCGCATCTGCGGCCCCGGCCGCCCACAACGATCAAGAGCCGCAATGCCGATCGAGGCACAAAGCCCTCCCCTCCTCCGCGACAGCAGCGCGCTCGACGAAGCGCTGATGGCGCGCTTCGCCTCCGCCGGCTTCCTGCGGCTGGACCCGCCCATCCTGCAGCCGGCGGACGCCTTCCTCGACCTGTCGGGCGAAACCATCCGCCGCAGCATGTTCCTCACCAGCGGCGAGGACGGGCAGGAACTGTGCCTGCGTCCGGACCTCACCATCCCGGTGGCCCGCGAGGTGCAGCGCCTGCACCTGCCCATGCCGGCGGCCGTCTCCTACCTCGGCCCGGTGTTCCGCTCCCATTCCGGGGGCGCCGGCGAATTCCGTCAGGCGGGTGTGGAATCCTTCGGCCGCGCCGACACGGCGGCGGCGGATGCGGACATTCTGGCCCTCGGCCTTGAGACCTGCGCCATCTATGGCGTGCCGGATCCGGAAATCCTGATCGGCGACGTGGGGCTGTTCTCGGCGGTGCTGGAAGCCCTGCCGCTCGCCCCGGCCTGGCGCCGCCGCCTGATGAAGGACTTCGGGCAGGGCCGGCTGGACGAGGACATCGCCAACCTGAGCGAGAGCGAGGCCAAGGGCACCGCCGCCGTCCATGCGGGCGTGCTCTCGGCTCTGGCCGGCTCCGATCCGGACGCCGCCCGCGCGCTCATCACCGATCTTCTGTCCATCGCCGGCATCACCACGGTGGGCGGGCGCACGGTTTCCGAGATCGCCGCCCGCTTCCTGGAGCAGGCGGCGCTGGAAGGCAACGGCCTCTCGGCCGAGACGGCCGCCATCCTCTCGCGCTATCTGGCCATCACCGGCGCCCCCGGCCCGGCGCTGGAACAGGTGCGCGCGCTGGCAAACGAAGCCCGGATCGACATTTCCGGCGCGCTGGCCGCCTTCGAGGAGCGGGCGAGCCATCTGGCTGCGCATGGGGTGAACCTGTCGGAAGTGGAATTCTCCGCCGCCTTCGGTCGGCCGCTCGATTATTACAGCGGCATGGTGTTCGAACTCAGCGATCCGGAAGGGCGCGTGGCTGCCCCGCTGGTGGCCGGCGGGCGCTATGACCGCCTGATGAGCCGCCTCGGCGCCGAAACCGTGGTGCCGGCCGTTGGATTTGCCGCGTGGGTGGAACGTCTCGCCCTGCTGGAGAGCCAGTCATGAGCGACACGCTGATCCTTGCCGTTCCCTCCAAGGGCCGCCTTCAGGAAAACGTCCACGCCTTCTTCGCCCGCGCGGGGATGCCGCTGGTGCAGGCGCGCGGCGCACGCGAGTATCGCGGCGCGCTGGGCGGGGTGGACAATGTGGAGGTCGCCTATCTCTCGGCCTCCGAGATCGCGGCGGCGCTGGCTTCCGGGGCCGTCCATGTGGGCGTCACTGGCGAAGACCTCGTGCGCGAGAACATCCCGGATGCCGACAAGCGCGTGATGCTGCTGGAGAAGCTCGGCTTCGGCCACGCCAATGTGGTGGTGGCGGTGCCGCAGGCCTGGATCGACGTGCGGTCCATGGAAGACCTCGACGATGTCGCCGGTCACTTCCACGCCCGCACCGGCCGGCGCATCCGGGTGGCCACCAAATATGTGAACCTCACTCGCAGCTTCTTCGCCCGTCACGGCATCGTGGACTATCGGATCGTGGAAAGCGCGGGCGCGACCGAAGGCACGCCCGCCGCCGGCAGCGCCGAACTCATCGTGGACATCACCACCACCGGCGCGACACTGGCCGCAAACGCCCTGAAGGTGGTGGACGACGGCGTGATGCTGCGCTCGGAGGCCAATCTCGTCGCCTCGCTGACCGCCCCATGGGGCGAGGCGCAGCATGCGGCGGCCCGCGCCATGTTCGACCGCATGGCGGCCGAAAAGCGCGCCCGCACCATGCGCGAGGTGCGCACCCGCTTCATCCAGTGCGATACGAACCTCGTGGACGAGGCTGTGAGCCGCTTCCGCTGCGTGGCGCCCTTCGGCGGGCCGACCTCCTCGGGCATGCTCACGCTGCACTGCCCGCCGGACACGCTCCACGCCCTCTCCCTGTTCCTGCGCGAGCGGGGAGCGAGCATGGTGACGGTGGGCCCGATCGAATACGTGTTCGCGGCCGAAAACCCGCTCTATGAGGCGCTTCAGGCCCGGCTCGCCGGGGCCTGAGCGCGACCGATCCGGTCTTCGCGGCGGCGGGCGTAGCCATTGAACGCCCGCCGGGCCGGCTCCTCAATGCGGCTGTACGTGAAGGCCGCAAGCGCAATCACGACACCGAGGATGACGGCCAGCAGCGCAAAGCTCGGCACGACGCCGCCAAGATCGTAGAGCGTCTTGGCGTGGCCCTCGATCATGACCTCGATCTCGCGCCCGAAGCCGAACCGGCGATTGGCCAGCCAGACGCCATAAACGGCCACCATCAGCACGATCTGGTGGCCCATGTAGATGGAATAGGACCAGCGGCCGAGTGCTGCGAAGGGCGCCCCCCGCAGCAGCCGGGACACCTGCCCCGCTTCGCGCGCGAAGACCAGCACCGCCGCCGCGAACACGGCAGGCGCACCCAGGCTGATGGCTGCCACCGCATCCGGCCCGCGCCCGGCCTTCACCACGAACAGGACCACGAGGGCGACGGTCACGCCTTCCACCAGCGTCCCCGTCACCGAAGGCCGCATGGGCGCCTGCGCGAGCCGCTCATGGACGTGATAGGCGACAACGCCGGTAAAGAAGCCCGCCATGCAGCGGAAGAGGCCGAAATCGGCGGTCGAATTCATGTAGGTGGGCGAGACGCAGGCCAGCAGCACGACGCAGGCTAGCGCAATGACCCCGGCGACCAGCGCGAGGCGCCCCCGCGCCAGAAGGCAGACCGCGCCGAAGAAGAGATAGGTGTAGAATTCCGCGCCAATGCTCCAGCTCGGCGCGTTCCACGCCATGCCGTGCAGGTTCACCGCATTGAGCAGCATGAGGTGGAGCGGGATCGCCACCGCCGAATATTCGCCCGGCCCCCAGGAGAGGGCGAGGCGATCGGGATGCGGCAGCAGGTTGGCAAGGCCAACGAAAGCCACGAAGGCAGCCAGCAGCGCCGCATGCAGAGGCCACAGACGGCCGAAGCGGCGGATGACGAAGCCGACCCAGCTCTCCGCATCATGGAGCCTGTCGCGATAGGCGTGGGACACCACGAAACCGCTCAGGACGAAGAAGAAGTCCACGAACAGATAGGCATTGGCCACCAGCCGCGCATCCATGAGCGGAGACGCGAAAATGAAACAGAAATGAAACAATACAACGAGCAATGCGCAGATCCCGCGCCACGCATCGAGAGCTTCAAATCGGACCATTCTGCGCACCTCCGGCTCTCTGAACGAGCCGGATGCTGTAAGGTTCCCATGCGTGGAGGCAGAGGCGACAAAGCGGATACTTTGTGGCGGGCAGATGAACGGCAGATTTACAGCGATCGCGAGGAGACAACCTCGATGCCCGACTTTTCAACCGCCGCGCGGAGTTTCGCCCTTTCCCCGTGTCCGGGTAACTTCTAGTCTTCCGCGCGCTGCCGCGACAATGGGGCGCGAGAACAGGTTGCGGTCCTCTTGCCCAACAAGCTGACCGGCCAACGTTCTCTCTGGTGGAGACGAGAGACTGATTCACCGTTCTGAGTGTTTCGACGGTCCGGATCAGACTCTGACAAGTGGAGCCGTCCATGCGTGATGCCGAGCCTCATCCCGTGCGCCTTGCCGATTACCGGCCGCCCGCATGGCTCGTCGACACGGTGCATCTCGACATCTCGCTCCACCCCACCGCGACGCGGGTGATCTCGCGCCTCGCACTCCGCCGCAATCCCAAGGGGGATGCGACGGCCCCGGTGCTGCTTGATGGCGACGGCCTGACGCTGGTGCGCCTGGCGGTCGACGGCACGCCGCTCGCCGGCGGCGCCTATGAGGCGAGCCCGCAGGCGCTCATCCTGCGGCATCCGCCCTCCGACCGCTTCACGCTGGAGGTGGAGACGCTGGTGGACCCCACCGCCAACACCCAGCTCATGGGCCTCTATCGCTCGCGCGACAATTACTGCACGCAGTGCGAACCGGAAGGCTTCCGCCGCATCACCTATTTCCCCGACCGCTCGGATGTGCTCGCTGTCTATACCGTGCGCGTGGAGGCGAGCCGCGCGGAAGCCCCAGTGCTGCTGAGCAACGGCAATCTGGAGCGCAGCGGCCCCATTCCCGATACCGACCGGCATTATGCCATCTGGCACGATCCCTGGCCAAAGCCCTCCTATCTGTTCGCCCTTGTGGGCGGCAATCTTTCCAAGGTGCCGGACCATTTCGTCACCGCCTCCGGCCGCCCGGTGGACCTCGGCATCTATGTGGAGCCCGGCAAGGAAGCGCGGGCCACCTATGCCATGGACGCGCTGAAGCGCTCCATGCGCTGGGACGAGAAGGTGTTCGGCCGCGAATACGATCTCGACGTCTTCAACATCGTCGCCGTGTCCGATTTCAACATGGGCGCGATGGAGAACAAGGGCCTCAACATCTTCAACGACAAATACGTGCTGGCGAGCCCCGAGACGGCCACCGACACGGATTATGCCGGCATCGAGAGCGTGATCGCCCACGAATATTTCCATAACTGGAGCGGCAACCGCGTCACCTGCCGCGACTGGTTCCAGCTATGCCTCAAGGAAGGCCTCACCGTCTTCCGCGACCAGGAATTCTCCTCCGACGAACGCTCGCGGCCGGTGAAGCGCATCTCTGATGTGCGCACGCTCAAGGCCGCCCAGTTCACGGAGGACGCCGGCCCGCTTTCACACCCCGTGCGGCCCGAAAGCTACCACGAGATCAACAACTTCTACACGGCGACCGTCTATGAGAAGGGCGCCGAGGTGGTGCGGATGCTCAAGACCCTGCTGGGGGACGAGGACTTCCGCGCCGGCATGGATCTCTATTACGCCCGCCACGACGGGGACGCGGCGACCATCGAGGATTTCCTTGCGGCCTTTGCGGAGGCGAGCGGACGCGATCTCTCGCAGTTTGCCCTCTGGTATTCGCAGGCGGGAACGCCCCGCGTGAGCGCGCAGGGGCAGTTCGATCCCGCCGCGCGCACCTATCGCCTCGACATCCGGCAGGAGACGCCGCCCACTCCGGCTCAGCCGGAAAAGAAGCCGGTCGTGCTCCCCCTCGCCATCGGCCTCATCGGGCCGGACGGGCAGGACCTGCCGCTGACTCTGGACGACGGCCGCAACCTGCCCCGCCACGTGATCGAGGTGACGCAGGCCGAGCAGAGCTTCGTCTTCACCGGCATCGATGCGCGCCCGGTGCTGTCGCTCAACCGCGGCTTCTCGGCGCCCATCAACCTTTCGACGAACCTCGCGGACGCCGACCTCGTCTTCCTCGCCGCCCATGATCGCGATCCGTTCAACCGGTTCGACGCCCTTCAGGGCCTCGCCTTCCGCATCCTGAAGGCGGGCGCGGCCAGCGGCACGCTGCCGGATGCGGCGCCGCTCATCGAAGCCGCCCGCCTGCTGCTCGCGGACTCGACGCTCGATCCCGCCTTCAAGGCGCAGGCGCTCGCCATCCCCGGCGAGAACGAGATCGCCCGCGAGATCGGCAGCAATGTCGATCCTGATGCCGTCTTCACCGCCCGCCGGGCGCTGAAGCGCCAGTTGGCCACAGCACTCGGAACGGAACTGGAAGAGGCCTATGCGGCCCTCGCCGCCCCGCCCCCCTATTCCCCCGGCGCGGCGGCGGCGGGCCGGCGGGCGCTGCGCAATCTCGCCCTCGATTATCTCACCTCCGGTGGCGCACCCGAGGCCATTGCCCGCGCCAAGGCTCAGTTCATGGCCGCGGACAACATGACGGACCGCTTCGCGGCCCTCGCCGTGCTGGTGCAGCACGACACGCCGGAGCGGGCGGAAGCGCTCGACGACTTCTACCGCCGTTTCGTCACCGACCCGCTGGTCATCGACAAGTGGCTGAGCCTGCAGGCGCAGATACCCGAAGCCGGGACACTGGAGCGGGTGAAGGATCTCACCCTTCTTCCGGTCTTCTCCATGGCCAATCCGAACCGCGTCCGCGCCCTCATCGGTGCCTTCGCCACCGCCAATCCCACCCAGTTCCATCGACCGGACGGGGCGGGCCACGACTTCCTGGTGGATGTGGTGCTCGGGCTCGACGCCAAGAACCCGCAGGTCGCCGCCCGGATGCTCTCGGCTTTCAAGACCTTCCGGCAACTCGAGCCGCTGCGCCGGGCGAGCGCCGAACGCGCCCTGCGGCGCGTGGCGGCTACGCCCGGCCTTTCGGCGGACGTCACCGACATCGCCACCCGCTCCCTCAGTTGAGGGGGCGGAGACCGATTACTGCCACTTCCGGGATAATGACTGCCGAAAATAGCGCATTATCGGCAGAGCCGCACGGGTCTATCTCCTTGTCCATCGAACGGGGCCGCAGCGCCCCTTCAACAAACGAACAAGGAAACACTCCCATGCGTAACCTCAGCACCCTGGCTTTCGCCCTTGCCGCTTCCCTGAGCTTCTCGGGCCTCGCCCATGCGGATGAATATCTGTCCGCCTCCAACAAGGAATTCTACGCGGTGGCCGCCCAGTCCGCCGCCGAGGCTGCCAAGCCCGCCACCGCCTCGCTCGGCTACGCCGCGAGCTCCGATCGGGCCCAGCAGATCAACACCATCTTCGCCGCGCCGTCCCGCAGCGCTGACCAGCTCGACCTGAAGCTGGGCGACCGCGGCGTCGGCAACAACTGAGCCTGACGGTCCGGATGCCGGCGCGGCGGTCTTCCTCCCCCCAGTCGCCGCGTCGTCTCCCTCGCCCGCTGGCACCACCAGCGGGCGAACCTATATTTCCAAGATAAGACGCAGCCAGCGAACCATCCGCGGAACTGCTGTTCCCGGCACCTACCGGAAAGGGCCTGCCCCATGTCGCGACTGGACGATGTCGAGGTGTTTCTGCGGGTCGTGGATCGCGGCAGCTTCAATGGCGCCGCCGAGCAGCTCGGCCTGCCGCCCACCTCGGTCAGCCGCAAGGTGAAGGCGCTGGAAGACCGGCTGGGCGTCCAGCTCCTCCATCGCACCACCCGGCGCGTCTGGCCGAGCGAGGCGGGGCAAGCCTATTATCAGAAGTGCGTCGATGCCATCGCCGCCCTCGACCATGCGGATGCCTCCATCCGCGCGCTGACGCAGGAGCCCGAGGGGCATCTGAAGGTCCTGCTTCCCCATTCCACCGGCATCCTCATCGTGGAGCCGGAGCTGGCGAACTTCCGCCGCCGCTACCCCAAGGTCCAGTTGCACATCACGCTCGACAACCATCCGCTCGATCTCATCGAGCACGGCTTCGACGTGGCGGTGCGCCTCGGACCGGTGCGCGATTCCAGCTACCACGTCCGCAACCTCGGATCGCAGCAGCTCATCTTTCTGGCGAGTCCCGACTATCTCGACGAGTTCGGCCGGCCGAGCCATCCGCGCGAATTGGCGGACCACGACATCATCGCCGTGCGCACCTCCCCCGGCCCCCTCGTCTGGCAGCTCGACGGGCCGAGCGACAGCTTCGAGATGCGTGTCAGCCCCGCCCTCGATACCAACGACGCCATCATGGCCGTGCGCCAGGCCTCCGGCGCCTGCGGCATCACCATGCTCTCGCGCTGCATGTCGCGACGGCGCGTCGAGTCGGGTGAGCTCGAAGTGGTCCTGCCCGGCTGGCAGCGCCGAGACCCCGTCGAGCAGGTCGCGATCTTCCCCGCCCGCGCGACGCTGGACCTGAAGGTGCGTGTGTTCGTGGACTTCCTCGTGGACGCCTACAACCGCTGGCAGGGCGAAGGTCCGACACGCGATGCCGATTGCGCGCGCCTGCCCGCTACCCCCGCGAAGGCCAAGACCGGCACCTGACGCACACCCACCCGGCGCCCTCCCCATAATTCACATGCGGCACCGTCCTCGCGCAGAGGACGGTGCCGACTCGGTTTCAGGGGATGCCCCTCCGCCGGCTACCGCACCTAAACCCGATTTTAGGGCCCCTTGACTCCGCAGACTCTAGACAAGAACCCCCCGATTCGATTCCAATCGACCCGATTCGGAGAGATGCGGCACGTCCCTCCAATCAATCGAGGGCGATAGACTTTGCGGGTGCGTGGCCGCGCCTGCGAAGCGGGATATCCGAAGGGGGCAGGTGATGGCACGCGCCAACGCTGCAAGCGTGGGTGCGCGCGGTGACGCCATTGGTGGTTTGGCGAGATCCGTCGCGCGTCCCGCCTATCAGCGGCTCTTGGAAGCTGAACCCTTCCTGCGCCGCATCGTGCCCGCGCTCATCATCACCTTTCTCGTCGTGCTCGGCATCGGCGCGCTGGTGCAGGTGCATACGCACCGGCAGTCGGTGCTCGACAATGCCAAGGACGACCTTGCCCTCCAGGCCCTCGCTACCGCAGAGGGGCTGAACCATCGCCTCAACGGCTCGCTGGCCAATACCGGCTCCGCCCTGCTCGCGGCGCTGCCGCCGCGCGCCACCTCCGGCGGCCGCCGCATCTATGTCACCGATCCGTCCGGCCGGGTGATCGCTGCCGCGCCCGAGAGCGCGCCGCGCGTCACCAGCCTTGCCGACCTCATGGACCCCTCCCAGCCGCTCACCGTGTTCGCCGAGCGCGCCGGCGTGCTGGAAATCGCGGTCGGCGACACGCAGATGCTTGCCACGGTGCGAAACCTCAATCCGCCGCTTGGCCAGATCGTCTATCTCCAGCCCATGAACCGCGCGCTCGCGGTCTGGTCGGATTCCACCACGCTCACCATCACCCTGTTCGCCACCACCGGCGCGGTGCTGCTCATCCTCGGCTTCTCCTTCCACTGGCAGGCGAGCCGGGCGCGCGAGGCGGACCACATCTACGACACCGTGCGCATGCGCATCGACACCGCCCTCAACCGCGGCCGCTGCGGCATGTGGGACTGGGACATGGCCCGCGGGCGCATGTATTGGTCCGACACCATGTTCGAAATCCTTGGCCTCGAGCGCCGGGACGAACTTCTGTCCTTCGGCGAGATCGCCAAGCTCGTGCATCCTGACGATGGCAATCTCTACGAACTGGCGCAGGAACTCGCCGAGCGCCCCGGCGCCTCGGTGGACCGCGTCTTCCGCATGCGCACGGCGCGCGGCGACTTCGTGTGGCTGCGCATGCGCGCCGAAGTGGTGCAGCAGGCGGGCGAGGACGGCCCCCACCTCATCGGCATCGCCATGGACGTGACCGAGGCCCAGCGCCTCGCCGAGCGCACCGTGACCGCCGACATGCGCCTGCGCGACGCCATCGAGAGCATCTCCGAGGCCTTCGTGCTCTGGGACAGCCAGAACCGCCTCGTGCTCTGCAATTCCAAGTTCCAGACCCTGCATGAACTGCCGGACGATGCCATCGTCGCCGGCACGCCCTTCGAGACCATCGCCACCGTCGGCCGCCATCCGGTGACGCGCACGCCGCTGAAGCCGGAAGACAAGCCGGAGGAAGGCTCGCGCGCCTTCGAGGCGCAGCTCTCCAACGGCCGCTGGCTGAAGATCGCCGAGCGTCGCACCAAGGACGGCGGCTACGTCTCGGTGGGCACCGACATTACCCCGCTCAAGCGCCATGAGGAACGCCTCATGGACAATGAGAAGCGCCTCATGGCGCTGGTGGCCGATCTCAGGAAGTCCCAGCAGACCCTGGAGCATCAGGCCCAGCAGCTCGCCGAGCTGGCCGAGAAATATTCGGAAGAAAAGACCCGGGCCGAGGACGCCAACCGCGCCAAGAGCGAATTCCTCGCCAACATGTCCCACGAGCTGCGCACGCCGCTCAATGCCATCATCGGCTTCTCGGAGATCATGGAAAGCGGCATGTTTGGCCCGCTCGGCTCCGACAAGTACCGGGAATACTGCTCGGACATCAAAGGCTCCGGCACCTATCTCCTCGACGTCATCAACGACATCCTCGACATGTCGAAGATCGAGGCGGGCCGCATGCAACTGGAGCTGGAGGACATCCGGCTCGACGAGATCATCGCGGATGCGATGCGCGTGACGGCCGTGAAGGGCGACGAGAAGCAGCTCGACATGACCGCGCAGGTGGGCGCCGGTCAGGTGATGCGTGGCGACCGCCGCGCCCTCAAGCAGATCCTGCTGAACCTGCTCTCCAACGCCGTGAAGTTCACGCCCGAGGGCGGGCATGTGGCGGTGCGAGCCAAGGTCAACGGCGGGGCGGCCGTCATCGCCATCGAGGACACCGGCATCGGCATTCCGCGCCATGCCCTCAACAAGATCGGCCGGCCGTTCGAGCAGGTGGAGAGCCAGTTCACCAAGACCCACAAGGGATCGGGCCTCGGCCTTGCCATTGCCAAGTCGCTGGCGGAACTGCACGGCGGTTCCATGCGCATCCGCTCCACGGAAGGCGCGGGGACGACAGTGGTGGTGCGCCTGCCCATCCACGGCGTGCCGCACCTCTCGCTCCATTGACGTGCTTTGCGAGCGGGTTGCGCGCCAATCGGATAGCAATGCACAGGAGCCATGCGCAGTCCGCCATGGCGCCGCCATCTTCTTGCCGTTAGAAACAGCGTCATCACTGCGGTGCAATATGCGCGCGCCGCTTCGATCTGAACGGTCGGCCCTGTTTGGCGCGACCATGGTTTCTTCCATTCGCAGATGTGTGGGCAGCGGGTCTTCCGCCGGGTGCCCCTTCGCTGCATGCGTCCTCGGCAGGTTCGGGGACCGGAAAGGTTTTCGACCCGTGCCCTTCGAGACGTCTTCCCCCGCCCTCGCCCGCGCGCTGGCGGCCCGCTCCTATACGGACCCGACGCCGGTCCAGAGCGCAGTGACCGCCCCCGAGGCGACCGGCCGCGACATGCTGGTCTCCGCGCAGACCGGCTCCGGCAAGACCGTGGCCTATGGCCTCGCCGTCGGCCAGACGCTGCTCGGCAGCGATGAGCGCCTGCCGGCGCCGGGCGCGCCCCTCGCCCTCGTCATCGCCCCCACCCGCGAGCTCGCGCTTCAGGTCCACAAGGAACTGGCCTGGCTCTATGCGGAAGCCGGCGGCCGCATCGTCGCCTGCGTCGGCGGCATGGACCCTCTGCGCGAGAAGCGCCAGCTTCAGGACGGCGCCCATGTGGTGGTCGGCACCCCGGGCCGCTTGCGCGACCATCTGGAGCGCGGCCGACTCGACATGAGCCAGCTCGCCGCCGTGGTGCTGGACGAAGCCGACGAGATGCTCGACCTCGGCTTCCGTGAGGATCTGGAATTCATCCTCGATTCCACGCCCGGCAAGCGCCAGACCCTGCTGTTCTCGGCGACCATGCCGCGCGACATCGCCGCCCTCGCCCGCCAGTACCAGCACGATGCCCTGCGCATCGAGGTGGCGGGCCAGAAGGTCGGCCATGCCGACATCGAATATCGCGCCGTGCGCGTCTCGCCCCGCGAGATCGAGCATGCGGTGGTGAACCTGCTGCGCTTCTTCGAGGCGCCCGGCGCCATCGTCTTCTGCAACACCCGTGAGGCGGTGCGCCACCTGACGGCCACCCTTCAGGAGCGCGGCTTCTCCGCCGTCGCCCTCTCCGGTGAGCTCGGCCAGAACGAGCGCAACCTTGCCCTTCAGGCCCTGCGCGACGGCCGCGCCCGCGTCTGCGTCGCCACCGACGTCGCCGCGCGCGGCATCGACCTGCCCGGCCTCGGCCTCGTGATCCATGCGGAACTGCCGCATGACGCAGAAAGCCTCCAGCACCGCTCCGGCCGCACCGGCCGCGCGGGCCGCAAGGGCGTGAGCGTCCTGCTCGTTCCGCCGGGCCGCCGCCGCAAGGCGGACCAGCTGCTCGCCGAGGCCCGCGTGGTGCCCGCCTGGAGCGGACCGCCCACCGCCGAGGAAGTGCGCGCCCTCGATCAGGAGCGCATGCTCTCCGATCCGCAGCTCTCCGAACTGCCCGCCGCCGAGGATGCCAATCTCGCCGAGGCGCTGCTGGCCCAGTACTCCGCG
The Azorhizobium caulinodans ORS 571 genome window above contains:
- a CDS encoding LysR family transcriptional regulator, which translates into the protein MSRLDDVEVFLRVVDRGSFNGAAEQLGLPPTSVSRKVKALEDRLGVQLLHRTTRRVWPSEAGQAYYQKCVDAIAALDHADASIRALTQEPEGHLKVLLPHSTGILIVEPELANFRRRYPKVQLHITLDNHPLDLIEHGFDVAVRLGPVRDSSYHVRNLGSQQLIFLASPDYLDEFGRPSHPRELADHDIIAVRTSPGPLVWQLDGPSDSFEMRVSPALDTNDAIMAVRQASGACGITMLSRCMSRRRVESGELEVVLPGWQRRDPVEQVAIFPARATLDLKVRVFVDFLVDAYNRWQGEGPTRDADCARLPATPAKAKTGT
- the hisG gene encoding ATP phosphoribosyltransferase yields the protein MSDTLILAVPSKGRLQENVHAFFARAGMPLVQARGAREYRGALGGVDNVEVAYLSASEIAAALASGAVHVGVTGEDLVRENIPDADKRVMLLEKLGFGHANVVVAVPQAWIDVRSMEDLDDVAGHFHARTGRRIRVATKYVNLTRSFFARHGIVDYRIVESAGATEGTPAAGSAELIVDITTTGATLAANALKVVDDGVMLRSEANLVASLTAPWGEAQHAAARAMFDRMAAEKRARTMREVRTRFIQCDTNLVDEAVSRFRCVAPFGGPTSSGMLTLHCPPDTLHALSLFLRERGASMVTVGPIEYVFAAENPLYEALQARLAGA
- a CDS encoding exodeoxyribonuclease VII small subunit; the encoded protein is MAETSKTDAKTKAAAGPAVSTLSFEAALAELESIVQRLEAGNVPLEESIAIYERGEALKKRCEALLGEAEARVATITRDADGRPTGTAPLDPA
- a CDS encoding ATP phosphoribosyltransferase regulatory subunit, yielding MPIEAQSPPLLRDSSALDEALMARFASAGFLRLDPPILQPADAFLDLSGETIRRSMFLTSGEDGQELCLRPDLTIPVAREVQRLHLPMPAAVSYLGPVFRSHSGGAGEFRQAGVESFGRADTAAADADILALGLETCAIYGVPDPEILIGDVGLFSAVLEALPLAPAWRRRLMKDFGQGRLDEDIANLSESEAKGTAAVHAGVLSALAGSDPDAARALITDLLSIAGITTVGGRTVSEIAARFLEQAALEGNGLSAETAAILSRYLAITGAPGPALEQVRALANEARIDISGALAAFEERASHLAAHGVNLSEVEFSAAFGRPLDYYSGMVFELSDPEGRVAAPLVAGGRYDRLMSRLGAETVVPAVGFAAWVERLALLESQS
- the pepN gene encoding aminopeptidase N; its protein translation is MRDAEPHPVRLADYRPPAWLVDTVHLDISLHPTATRVISRLALRRNPKGDATAPVLLDGDGLTLVRLAVDGTPLAGGAYEASPQALILRHPPSDRFTLEVETLVDPTANTQLMGLYRSRDNYCTQCEPEGFRRITYFPDRSDVLAVYTVRVEASRAEAPVLLSNGNLERSGPIPDTDRHYAIWHDPWPKPSYLFALVGGNLSKVPDHFVTASGRPVDLGIYVEPGKEARATYAMDALKRSMRWDEKVFGREYDLDVFNIVAVSDFNMGAMENKGLNIFNDKYVLASPETATDTDYAGIESVIAHEYFHNWSGNRVTCRDWFQLCLKEGLTVFRDQEFSSDERSRPVKRISDVRTLKAAQFTEDAGPLSHPVRPESYHEINNFYTATVYEKGAEVVRMLKTLLGDEDFRAGMDLYYARHDGDAATIEDFLAAFAEASGRDLSQFALWYSQAGTPRVSAQGQFDPAARTYRLDIRQETPPTPAQPEKKPVVLPLAIGLIGPDGQDLPLTLDDGRNLPRHVIEVTQAEQSFVFTGIDARPVLSLNRGFSAPINLSTNLADADLVFLAAHDRDPFNRFDALQGLAFRILKAGAASGTLPDAAPLIEAARLLLADSTLDPAFKAQALAIPGENEIAREIGSNVDPDAVFTARRALKRQLATALGTELEEAYAALAAPPPYSPGAAAAGRRALRNLALDYLTSGGAPEAIARAKAQFMAADNMTDRFAALAVLVQHDTPERAEALDDFYRRFVTDPLVIDKWLSLQAQIPEAGTLERVKDLTLLPVFSMANPNRVRALIGAFATANPTQFHRPDGAGHDFLVDVVLGLDAKNPQVAARMLSAFKTFRQLEPLRRASAERALRRVAATPGLSADVTDIATRSLS
- a CDS encoding acyltransferase family protein, coding for MVRFEALDAWRGICALLVVLFHFCFIFASPLMDARLVANAYLFVDFFFVLSGFVVSHAYRDRLHDAESWVGFVIRRFGRLWPLHAALLAAFVAFVGLANLLPHPDRLALSWGPGEYSAVAIPLHLMLLNAVNLHGMAWNAPSWSIGAEFYTYLFFGAVCLLARGRLALVAGVIALACVVLLACVSPTYMNSTADFGLFRCMAGFFTGVVAYHVHERLAQAPMRPSVTGTLVEGVTVALVVLFVVKAGRGPDAVAAISLGAPAVFAAAVLVFAREAGQVSRLLRGAPFAALGRWSYSIYMGHQIVLMVAVYGVWLANRRFGFGREIEVMIEGHAKTLYDLGGVVPSFALLAVILGVVIALAAFTYSRIEEPARRAFNGYARRREDRIGRAQAPASRA
- a CDS encoding sensor histidine kinase, whose translation is MARANAASVGARGDAIGGLARSVARPAYQRLLEAEPFLRRIVPALIITFLVVLGIGALVQVHTHRQSVLDNAKDDLALQALATAEGLNHRLNGSLANTGSALLAALPPRATSGGRRIYVTDPSGRVIAAAPESAPRVTSLADLMDPSQPLTVFAERAGVLEIAVGDTQMLATVRNLNPPLGQIVYLQPMNRALAVWSDSTTLTITLFATTGAVLLILGFSFHWQASRAREADHIYDTVRMRIDTALNRGRCGMWDWDMARGRMYWSDTMFEILGLERRDELLSFGEIAKLVHPDDGNLYELAQELAERPGASVDRVFRMRTARGDFVWLRMRAEVVQQAGEDGPHLIGIAMDVTEAQRLAERTVTADMRLRDAIESISEAFVLWDSQNRLVLCNSKFQTLHELPDDAIVAGTPFETIATVGRHPVTRTPLKPEDKPEEGSRAFEAQLSNGRWLKIAERRTKDGGYVSVGTDITPLKRHEERLMDNEKRLMALVADLRKSQQTLEHQAQQLAELAEKYSEEKTRAEDANRAKSEFLANMSHELRTPLNAIIGFSEIMESGMFGPLGSDKYREYCSDIKGSGTYLLDVINDILDMSKIEAGRMQLELEDIRLDEIIADAMRVTAVKGDEKQLDMTAQVGAGQVMRGDRRALKQILLNLLSNAVKFTPEGGHVAVRAKVNGGAAVIAIEDTGIGIPRHALNKIGRPFEQVESQFTKTHKGSGLGLAIAKSLAELHGGSMRIRSTEGAGTTVVVRLPIHGVPHLSLH